The Mycolicibacterium mageritense genome contains a region encoding:
- a CDS encoding molybdopterin-dependent oxidoreductase gives MALGVAIGICFVTGLISHFLQHPQPWFVWPTRPVWLYRFTQGLHVASGIAAIPLAVVKLWSVWPKLFERPVIGGPLRQAERLSILVLVGAVLFELSTGLLNIAQWYAFRFFFTTAHYAVAYVAAGAVLVHVAVKLPVIRAAFDTPLEPRTDAAAGPTRRTVLYGTGLAVALATLATVGQAVPLLRRVSVLAPRSGQGPQGVPVNRSALAAGVLRSAQSRDYRLTVVNGATVRAFTLAELEQLPQATHRLPIACVEGWSVDAEWTGVVLADLVATVGGSPDDDVRMISLEPPGPYSRSILPARHARDAQTLIALRLNGETLDLDHGYPCRLIAPSRPGVLQTKWLSRIEVAG, from the coding sequence ATGGCCCTCGGCGTCGCCATCGGGATCTGCTTCGTCACCGGATTGATCAGTCATTTCCTCCAGCATCCGCAGCCGTGGTTTGTCTGGCCGACGCGGCCGGTGTGGTTGTACCGGTTCACCCAGGGATTGCACGTCGCCTCGGGTATCGCGGCGATCCCGCTCGCAGTGGTCAAGCTCTGGTCGGTGTGGCCGAAGCTGTTCGAGCGTCCCGTGATCGGCGGTCCGCTGCGTCAGGCCGAACGCCTCTCGATCCTGGTCCTGGTCGGCGCCGTCCTGTTCGAATTGTCCACGGGTCTGTTGAACATCGCGCAGTGGTATGCCTTTCGGTTCTTCTTCACCACGGCTCACTACGCGGTGGCCTACGTGGCGGCCGGCGCGGTGCTGGTACACGTCGCGGTCAAGCTGCCGGTGATCCGCGCCGCGTTCGACACCCCGCTGGAGCCGCGCACCGACGCCGCAGCCGGCCCCACGCGCCGCACGGTGCTCTACGGCACGGGCCTGGCGGTCGCATTGGCGACGTTGGCCACGGTCGGACAAGCGGTGCCGTTGCTGCGCCGGGTCTCGGTGCTGGCGCCGCGCTCCGGCCAAGGGCCGCAAGGTGTTCCGGTCAACCGCTCGGCGCTCGCCGCGGGTGTGCTGCGCAGCGCACAGTCGCGCGACTACCGCCTGACGGTGGTCAATGGCGCCACGGTCCGTGCTTTCACCCTGGCCGAACTGGAGCAACTGCCACAGGCCACCCACCGGTTACCGATCGCGTGTGTGGAGGGCTGGAGCGTCGACGCGGAATGGACGGGCGTGGTGCTGGCCGATCTGGTGGCCACGGTGGGCGGGTCACCTGACGACGACGTGCGCATGATCTCACTGGAACCGCCCGGACCGTATTCGCGCAGCATCCTGCCCGCCCGCCATGCACGGGATGCGCAGACGCTGATTGCGTTGCGGCTCAACGGTGAGACGCTGGATCTCGACCACGGCTATCCCTGCCGATTGATCGCGCCGAGCCGGCCCGGCGTACTGCAGACGAAATGGCTTTCCCGCATCGAGGTGGCCGGATGA
- a CDS encoding pyridoxamine 5'-phosphate oxidase family protein — protein MRREVNTVEELRAIVGHPNKYVANKVTPRLSDAQQDWVAASPLCFVATTDAEGRVDVSPKGDPPGFVRVIDDTTIAIPERPGNKRVDGYLNVLQRPHVGTVFLIPGRGDTLRINGTARILSDADYFDDLAVNGKRPILALEIDIEEVFFHCAKAFLRSDTWKPETWNPSAVPSVAQLAKAFKPDLSQKELDDYYSEDSLRKILY, from the coding sequence ATGCGCCGTGAAGTGAACACCGTGGAGGAGCTGCGCGCCATCGTCGGCCACCCCAACAAGTACGTCGCCAACAAGGTGACACCGCGACTGTCCGACGCACAGCAGGATTGGGTGGCGGCATCTCCGCTGTGTTTCGTCGCGACGACCGACGCCGAAGGCCGTGTCGACGTGTCCCCCAAGGGTGACCCGCCGGGTTTCGTACGGGTGATCGACGACACCACGATCGCGATTCCGGAGCGGCCGGGCAACAAGCGGGTCGACGGCTATCTCAATGTGCTGCAGCGCCCGCATGTCGGCACGGTGTTTCTCATCCCCGGCCGGGGCGACACGCTGCGCATCAACGGCACTGCCCGGATCCTTTCCGACGCAGACTATTTCGATGACCTGGCGGTCAACGGCAAGCGGCCGATCCTGGCGCTGGAAATCGACATCGAAGAGGTGTTCTTTCACTGCGCCAAGGCATTTCTCCGCTCGGACACCTGGAAGCCGGAGACCTGGAACCCGTCCGCGGTCCCCTCGGTCGCGCAGCTGGCCAAGGCGTTCAAGCCCGACTTGAGCCAGAAGGAACTCGACGACTATTACAGCGAAGACAGCCTGCGCAAGATCCTGTACTGA
- a CDS encoding VOC family protein, with the protein MEILASRMLIRPVDYPKSVGFYRDQLGLAIAREYPGGTVFYAGQSLIEIAGHHTPAESGVFPGALWLQVRDVYATQAELESRGVQITRAATQEPWGLHEMHVTDPDGVTLIFVQVPDTHPLRRDTRN; encoded by the coding sequence ATGGAGATCCTGGCCAGCCGGATGCTGATCCGGCCGGTGGACTACCCGAAATCGGTTGGGTTCTACCGCGATCAGCTCGGTCTGGCGATCGCCAGGGAATACCCCGGAGGCACGGTGTTCTACGCCGGGCAGTCACTGATCGAGATCGCAGGCCACCACACGCCCGCCGAGTCCGGCGTGTTTCCCGGTGCATTGTGGCTGCAGGTCCGCGACGTCTACGCGACGCAGGCCGAGCTGGAAAGTCGCGGCGTGCAGATCACCCGTGCGGCAACACAGGAGCCGTGGGGGCTGCACGAGATGCATGTGACCGATCCCGACGGCGTGACGTTGATTTTCGTCCAGGTACCCGACACGCACCCGCTGCGGCGCGACACGAGGAACTGA
- a CDS encoding DUF417 family protein → MTASMASRLTTVGQTLSRYGLVIVLAWIGIGKYVKMEARVLIEHSPFMSWIYHVLSAGAVAATLGSAEIVAAVLIALRPWWPRLSALGSAMAVGLFVGTLSFLFTTPGVIVNHAGPIPVLGAQPGQFLLKDLVLIGVAIWTLGDALGAAHKFGGDARVAVRR, encoded by the coding sequence ATGACGGCGAGCATGGCATCGCGACTCACCACGGTCGGCCAGACCCTGAGTCGGTACGGCCTCGTGATCGTGTTGGCCTGGATCGGCATCGGGAAGTACGTGAAGATGGAGGCCCGTGTTCTCATCGAGCACAGTCCGTTCATGTCGTGGATCTATCACGTCCTCAGCGCCGGAGCGGTCGCCGCGACGCTGGGTTCCGCGGAAATCGTCGCGGCGGTTCTGATTGCCCTGCGGCCCTGGTGGCCTCGGCTCTCCGCACTCGGCAGCGCGATGGCCGTGGGGTTGTTCGTCGGCACGCTGAGCTTCCTTTTCACGACTCCGGGTGTGATCGTCAACCATGCTGGGCCCATCCCGGTGCTGGGCGCACAACCCGGCCAGTTCTTGCTGAAAGATCTGGTTCTGATCGGGGTCGCGATCTGGACTCTCGGGGACGCCCTCGGGGCAGCGCACAAATTCGGTGGCGACGCCCGCGTGGCGGTGCGAAGGTAG
- a CDS encoding inorganic phosphate transporter codes for MSAELIILVLLIATALAFDFTNGFHDTGNAMATSIATRALKPKTAVLLAGVLNLVGAFLSVEVAITVTSSVLKIQDSKTGALIPSIDASTGLTIIFAGLIGGILWNLLTWLFGIPSSSSHALFGGLIGAGLAAIGLAGVNWAGVTQKVLIPAVAAPLIAGLVAACGTWLVYRITRNVSKNRREEGFRWGQIATASLVALSHGTNDAQKTMGVIALALITTGHLSGDVKENGLPFWIIFSCALAIGLGTYIGGWRVIRTLGKGLVEIESPQGLAAEASSAAIILSSSAAGMALSTTHVATGSILGSGVGKPGAEVRWAVAGRMALAWLVTLPAAGIVGALSFWLSHGVEALTGAALAGDGLIFLILVGLSFYMWWRAQQQKVDHKNVNADWDASTNSVVPAEVREATTGSTDKAAV; via the coding sequence ATGAGCGCAGAGCTGATCATTCTGGTGTTGCTGATAGCAACAGCCTTGGCCTTCGACTTCACCAATGGCTTTCACGACACCGGCAACGCCATGGCGACCTCGATCGCCACGCGGGCACTCAAGCCGAAGACAGCGGTGCTCCTGGCCGGTGTGTTGAACCTGGTCGGCGCGTTCCTCTCGGTCGAGGTCGCCATCACGGTCACCAGTTCGGTGCTGAAGATCCAGGATTCCAAGACCGGCGCGCTGATCCCCTCGATCGACGCCTCGACCGGCCTGACCATCATTTTCGCGGGCCTCATCGGCGGCATCCTGTGGAACCTGCTGACCTGGCTGTTCGGCATCCCCTCGAGTTCGTCGCACGCGCTCTTCGGCGGACTCATCGGTGCGGGCCTGGCCGCGATCGGTCTGGCCGGGGTCAACTGGGCGGGCGTCACCCAGAAGGTGTTGATCCCCGCGGTCGCCGCGCCGCTCATCGCGGGCCTGGTCGCGGCCTGCGGCACCTGGCTGGTCTACCGCATCACCCGCAATGTCTCGAAGAACCGTCGCGAGGAAGGCTTCCGCTGGGGTCAGATCGCGACGGCCTCGCTCGTCGCGCTGTCGCACGGCACCAACGACGCCCAGAAGACCATGGGTGTCATCGCGCTCGCGCTCATCACCACCGGCCATCTGTCGGGCGATGTCAAGGAGAACGGCCTGCCGTTCTGGATCATCTTCAGCTGCGCCCTCGCCATCGGCCTCGGTACCTACATCGGTGGCTGGCGCGTCATCCGCACCCTGGGCAAGGGCCTCGTCGAGATCGAATCCCCGCAGGGCCTCGCCGCCGAAGCATCCTCGGCCGCGATCATCCTGAGCTCGAGCGCCGCGGGAATGGCGCTGTCCACCACGCACGTGGCGACCGGCTCGATCCTCGGTAGCGGCGTCGGCAAGCCGGGCGCCGAGGTGCGCTGGGCCGTGGCCGGCCGCATGGCGCTGGCCTGGCTGGTCACCCTGCCCGCCGCAGGCATCGTCGGCGCGCTGTCGTTCTGGCTCTCGCACGGGGTCGAGGCACTGACCGGGGCTGCGCTCGCCGGCGACGGTCTCATCTTCCTGATCCTCGTGGGCCTGTCCTTCTACATGTGGTGGCGTGCCCAGCAGCAGAAGGTCGACCACAAGAACGTCAACGCCGACTGGGACGCCTCGACCAACTCGGTGGTACCCGCCGAAGTTCGCGAGGCCACCACGGGCAGCACCGACAAAGCCGCCGTCTGA
- a CDS encoding TIGR04282 family arsenosugar biosynthesis glycosyltransferase, which yields MTTIPVSVLVVAKAPVAGLAKTRLAAAVGADAAAAIAAAALLDTLDAVAAAPVQARVVALTGDLGRAHDGAEIQDRLRDFTVIAQRGGSFAERLANAHADAGAVTGLPVLQIGMDTPEVTARLIEDCASALVGADAVLGLAADGGWWLLGVRDPVTARCLVGVPMSQADTGAVTLAALRDTGLSVEQVCAMPDVDTVADVEIVRRMCAPGSRFTHVTLAAGV from the coding sequence ATGACGACGATCCCGGTTTCGGTGTTGGTGGTGGCCAAGGCTCCGGTGGCAGGGCTGGCCAAGACGCGACTCGCGGCGGCCGTCGGCGCCGATGCGGCGGCTGCGATCGCGGCGGCCGCGCTGCTCGACACGCTCGATGCGGTGGCTGCGGCGCCGGTGCAGGCGCGAGTGGTGGCGCTGACCGGCGACCTGGGGCGGGCCCACGACGGTGCCGAAATCCAGGACCGGTTGAGGGATTTCACCGTCATCGCGCAGCGTGGCGGCAGCTTCGCCGAACGCCTGGCGAACGCGCATGCCGATGCCGGCGCGGTGACCGGGCTGCCGGTGCTGCAGATCGGTATGGACACCCCGGAAGTCACGGCACGGCTCATCGAGGACTGTGCGAGCGCGCTGGTCGGTGCCGACGCGGTGCTCGGTCTGGCCGCCGACGGCGGCTGGTGGCTGCTGGGCGTGCGGGATCCTGTCACGGCCCGGTGCCTGGTGGGCGTGCCGATGTCGCAGGCCGACACCGGTGCTGTAACGCTGGCGGCGTTGCGCGACACAGGACTGTCCGTGGAGCAGGTTTGTGCAATGCCCGACGTCGACACGGTGGCCGACGTCGAGATCGTGCGTCGCATGTGCGCCCCGGGAAGCAGGTTCACCCACGTGACGCTGGCCGCGGGGGTATGA
- a CDS encoding DUF3349 domain-containing protein: protein MNAFLAKIAAWLNAGYPEGVPGPDRVPLLALLTRRLTNDEVKAVARDLIDRGDFDHIDIGVLITQITDELPRDEDVERVRERLAAKGWPLDDPRDDVDPTDTGGPA, encoded by the coding sequence GTGAACGCATTTCTGGCAAAGATCGCGGCCTGGCTCAACGCCGGATACCCCGAGGGTGTCCCCGGACCAGACCGGGTGCCCCTGCTCGCCCTGCTGACCCGCCGCCTCACCAACGACGAGGTAAAGGCAGTGGCGCGGGATCTCATCGACCGCGGCGATTTCGACCACATCGACATCGGAGTGCTGATCACCCAGATCACCGACGAACTGCCGCGGGACGAGGACGTCGAACGCGTCCGCGAGCGCCTCGCCGCCAAGGGCTGGCCGTTGGACGATCCCCGCGACGACGTGGACCCCACCGACACCGGAGGCCCGGCATAG
- a CDS encoding glycosyltransferase family 2 protein — translation MATDAAQVTVVLPCLNEAESLPAVLAAVPAGYRVVVVDNNSTDGTAEVAHAHGVEVVAEPRAGYGSAVHAGVVAATTPIVAVLDADGSMDPGALPALVGELDRGADLAIGRRRPTPGLRWPWHARLGTAVVCWRLRRRYGVPVHDIAPMRVARRDPLLALGITDRRSGYPLELLVRAAHAGWRVAERDVAYGPRTGGRSKVSGSLRGSVIAALDFWKALS, via the coding sequence ATGGCCACAGATGCCGCTCAGGTCACGGTCGTGCTGCCGTGTCTGAACGAGGCGGAATCGCTGCCCGCGGTGCTGGCGGCGGTTCCGGCCGGCTATCGCGTGGTCGTGGTCGACAACAACAGCACCGACGGCACCGCCGAGGTGGCTCACGCGCACGGTGTCGAGGTGGTGGCCGAGCCGCGCGCGGGTTACGGATCCGCGGTGCATGCCGGCGTGGTCGCGGCGACGACGCCGATCGTGGCCGTGCTCGACGCCGACGGTTCGATGGATCCGGGTGCGCTGCCCGCGTTGGTCGGCGAGCTGGACCGCGGTGCCGACCTGGCGATCGGCCGTCGCAGGCCCACGCCGGGGCTGCGCTGGCCGTGGCACGCCAGGCTGGGCACCGCGGTGGTGTGCTGGCGGCTGCGCCGGCGCTATGGGGTGCCGGTGCACGACATAGCGCCCATGCGGGTCGCGCGCCGGGATCCGCTGTTGGCGCTCGGGATCACCGACCGGCGCTCGGGGTACCCGCTGGAACTGCTGGTCCGCGCGGCACACGCGGGGTGGCGGGTGGCCGAACGCGATGTGGCCTACGGGCCGCGTACCGGTGGCCGGTCCAAGGTCAGCGGCTCGTTGCGCGGCAGTGTGATTGCGGCGCTGGACTTTTGGAAGGCCCTCTCATGA
- a CDS encoding DUF3349 domain-containing protein — protein sequence MTENNGVIDNVLGWLHEGYPEGVPPKDYFPLLALLKRSLTEDQVVKAAQSILRSNDGDNPVTDSEIRDAIHRITETAPNPEEIHQVASRLASVGWPLASPVR from the coding sequence GTGACCGAAAACAACGGCGTCATCGACAACGTGCTGGGCTGGCTGCACGAGGGCTACCCGGAGGGCGTACCGCCCAAGGACTATTTCCCACTGCTGGCCCTGCTGAAGCGTTCGCTCACCGAGGATCAGGTGGTCAAGGCCGCGCAGTCGATCCTGCGGTCCAACGACGGCGACAATCCGGTGACCGACAGCGAGATCCGCGATGCGATCCACCGCATCACCGAGACCGCACCCAACCCGGAAGAGATCCATCAGGTGGCGTCCCGGCTGGCCTCGGTCGGCTGGCCGCTGGCGTCCCCGGTTCGCTGA
- the menE gene encoding o-succinylbenzoate--CoA ligase: MLDEVLKGRGDAVLPVPAHDDRQAALLTTSLRAGEPIDGDVAVVVSTSGTTGTPKGAMLTTSALVASAEATHRRLGGPGRWLLALPAYHVAGLQVLVRGIVAGTTPVAVPATADAAELASAVHALGAGRRYASLVAVQLDKALHDPAATAALAELDAVLIGGGPMPAGVAERAAAADIRVVRTYGMSETAGGCVYDGVPLDGVSVRFDDSRIVLGGATVAKGYRNPVSPDPFAEPGWFRTDDIGMVDDSGVLRVLGRADDAISTGGLTVFPQLVEAALATHSAIADCAVFGVSDERLGQRVVAALVLAPGAEQPGLADVRAHVEQTLDATAAPREIHVVGELPRRGIGKLDRRALVTRFG, from the coding sequence GTGCTCGACGAGGTGCTGAAGGGTCGCGGCGATGCCGTGCTGCCCGTGCCCGCACACGACGACCGTCAGGCCGCGCTGCTGACGACCAGCCTGCGGGCCGGCGAACCCATCGACGGCGACGTCGCCGTCGTGGTCTCGACCTCGGGCACGACCGGAACTCCCAAGGGCGCCATGCTGACCACGTCGGCCCTGGTCGCCAGTGCCGAGGCCACGCATCGGCGCCTCGGCGGTCCCGGCCGCTGGCTGCTGGCCCTGCCCGCCTATCACGTCGCGGGGTTGCAGGTGCTGGTGCGCGGCATCGTCGCGGGAACCACCCCGGTGGCTGTCCCGGCCACCGCCGACGCGGCCGAACTGGCGTCGGCGGTCCACGCGCTGGGCGCCGGCCGACGGTACGCGTCTCTGGTGGCCGTGCAACTGGACAAGGCTTTGCATGATCCGGCCGCCACCGCGGCGTTGGCCGAGCTGGACGCCGTGCTGATCGGCGGCGGACCGATGCCTGCCGGGGTCGCCGAACGCGCCGCGGCAGCGGACATTCGCGTCGTGCGCACCTACGGCATGAGCGAAACCGCCGGCGGCTGCGTGTACGACGGGGTGCCGCTGGACGGGGTTTCGGTGCGCTTCGACGATTCTCGGATCGTGCTGGGCGGGGCTACCGTCGCCAAGGGTTACCGCAACCCCGTCAGCCCGGACCCGTTCGCCGAGCCCGGCTGGTTTCGCACCGATGACATTGGCATGGTGGATGATTCGGGTGTACTGCGTGTTCTGGGCCGGGCCGACGACGCGATCAGCACGGGCGGCCTCACGGTGTTTCCGCAACTGGTCGAGGCGGCGCTGGCCACCCATTCCGCGATCGCCGACTGTGCGGTGTTCGGGGTGTCCGATGAGCGGCTGGGCCAACGTGTGGTGGCGGCCCTGGTGCTCGCGCCGGGCGCCGAGCAACCCGGACTGGCCGACGTGCGAGCGCATGTGGAGCAGACACTCGACGCCACCGCGGCTCCGCGCGAGATCCACGTGGTGGGCGAATTGCCGCGGCGAGGCATCGGCAAGCTCGACCGGCGCGCGCTCGTCACGCGATTCGGATGA
- a CDS encoding GNAT family N-acetyltransferase, whose translation MNSDLFCGIDLAERIEKAEAALIVAATEAARDRGAPGLVTAVAGGFACFAEDGSPMNKVVGLGFASAPDAAELDAIERMNAATQVELSNLADPGLGELLTRRGYRLAGFENVLGRPVAGDEQPQLPAGVEVHRADDVTAWVDVVVDGFAHPDGEGVPSHEEFPRDVIERAERDFEKAGATPYIALCEGNVAGGGSVRFTEGVAQLTGAATAPAYRRRGVQSALLSVRLADAAAAGCDIAVVTTAPGSKSQQNVQRRGFQLLYTRAILVKAG comes from the coding sequence GTGAACTCCGACCTGTTCTGCGGTATCGATCTGGCTGAGCGCATCGAGAAGGCCGAGGCGGCGCTCATCGTGGCGGCCACCGAGGCCGCCCGGGACAGGGGAGCGCCCGGCCTGGTGACAGCGGTCGCTGGTGGGTTTGCCTGCTTCGCCGAAGACGGTTCGCCCATGAACAAGGTCGTGGGGCTGGGCTTCGCGAGTGCGCCCGACGCGGCGGAACTGGACGCGATCGAGCGGATGAACGCCGCGACTCAGGTGGAGCTGTCCAACCTCGCCGATCCTGGGCTCGGGGAGCTGCTGACGCGCCGCGGCTATCGACTGGCCGGGTTCGAGAATGTGCTCGGCCGACCGGTGGCCGGTGACGAGCAGCCGCAACTGCCCGCAGGCGTCGAGGTGCATCGCGCCGACGATGTCACGGCGTGGGTGGATGTCGTGGTAGACGGCTTCGCGCATCCGGACGGCGAGGGAGTGCCCAGCCATGAGGAGTTCCCGCGCGATGTCATCGAACGTGCCGAGCGTGACTTCGAAAAGGCGGGTGCCACACCATATATCGCGCTGTGTGAAGGGAACGTCGCCGGTGGCGGGAGCGTCCGGTTCACAGAAGGCGTCGCGCAGCTGACCGGCGCGGCGACCGCTCCGGCCTATCGGCGCCGCGGTGTGCAGAGCGCGTTGCTGTCGGTCCGGCTGGCCGATGCAGCCGCCGCAGGCTGCGACATCGCCGTCGTCACCACCGCGCCCGGGTCGAAATCCCAGCAGAACGTGCAGCGCAGGGGGTTCCAGTTGCTCTACACCCGGGCGATCCTGGTGAAGGCCGGCTGA
- a CDS encoding PucR family transcriptional regulator, whose protein sequence is MSDRSDVAPTLRDLLGSNLGLLTPDTVTGDLDRPISWVHTTELRDPSRYLRGGELVCTVGISLQTAEDSSAFVASLSGAGVAGVCFGIGDVHDAVPGPLVAACARNQLPLLIAPPSVPFATVSRYVADFQFGGEIAVARATNTLVPELLSSQRRRESVRELLDRAGQVLGCYFLLEPEGSTEPGGLAVPVDGLGALVWVGSGEPPEKPVLDVIVRFVQAAQGERDIEAALARERVGQLLSLVERRMLLPDALNQLLDWPGLTTREVACSAWPAGAGALLSMAFPAALVGDAPEVCLVVTDGTSGLADVAAELSLPSGHSAPGPLAELGSAITQARIALGLAQQHGGSIGPDQLSTFDSLLEGLPLNRLAPFKNQLIDPLDEIDQERGTQHVRTLRVFLATNGSLVDTARELFLHTNTVRHRLSRIHELTGRNPLVFEDQAAFAIGLRASDRARRMTGRAD, encoded by the coding sequence GTGTCAGACCGCAGCGATGTCGCACCGACACTGCGTGACCTGCTCGGCTCCAATCTGGGGCTGCTCACCCCGGATACCGTCACCGGTGACCTCGACCGGCCGATCAGCTGGGTGCACACCACCGAGTTGCGGGATCCGTCCCGCTATCTGCGCGGTGGCGAGCTGGTCTGCACGGTGGGCATCAGCCTGCAGACCGCCGAGGATTCGTCGGCCTTCGTCGCGTCGCTGAGCGGTGCGGGTGTGGCAGGCGTGTGCTTCGGCATCGGCGACGTGCACGACGCGGTGCCCGGTCCGTTGGTCGCGGCGTGCGCCCGCAACCAGCTGCCGCTGTTGATAGCGCCGCCCAGCGTCCCGTTCGCGACCGTGAGCCGCTACGTCGCCGACTTCCAGTTCGGCGGTGAGATCGCCGTGGCGCGGGCAACGAACACCCTTGTCCCCGAATTGCTTTCGTCGCAACGCCGACGTGAGTCGGTGCGCGAGTTGCTGGACCGCGCCGGTCAGGTGCTCGGCTGCTACTTCCTGCTCGAACCCGAGGGCTCGACCGAGCCTGGCGGCCTGGCGGTGCCGGTCGACGGGCTGGGTGCGCTGGTGTGGGTGGGCAGCGGCGAACCGCCCGAGAAACCCGTGCTCGACGTGATCGTGCGGTTCGTCCAGGCCGCCCAGGGCGAACGCGACATCGAGGCCGCGCTGGCCCGCGAACGCGTCGGGCAGTTGCTGTCGTTGGTGGAACGGCGAATGCTGCTGCCAGATGCGCTCAATCAACTGTTGGACTGGCCTGGCCTGACGACGCGTGAAGTCGCGTGTTCGGCGTGGCCGGCCGGTGCGGGCGCACTGCTGTCGATGGCCTTCCCGGCCGCACTGGTGGGTGACGCGCCGGAGGTGTGCCTCGTCGTCACCGACGGAACCAGCGGCCTGGCCGACGTCGCGGCCGAGCTGTCGCTGCCGTCGGGGCATTCGGCGCCGGGCCCGCTGGCTGAGCTCGGCTCGGCAATCACGCAGGCGCGCATCGCACTCGGCCTCGCCCAGCAGCACGGCGGCAGCATCGGCCCCGATCAACTGAGCACGTTCGACAGCCTGCTGGAGGGCCTGCCGCTGAACCGGCTCGCACCGTTCAAGAACCAGTTGATCGATCCGCTGGACGAGATCGACCAGGAGCGCGGAACGCAGCACGTGCGCACGTTGCGAGTGTTCCTGGCCACCAACGGCTCCCTCGTCGACACCGCGCGCGAACTGTTCCTGCACACCAACACCGTGCGGCACCGGCTGTCCCGCATCCACGAGCTCACCGGGCGCAACCCACTCGTGTTCGAAGACCAGGCGGCATTCGCGATCGGGCTGAGGGCCAGCGACCGGGCCCGCCGCATGACCGGCCGCGCGGACTGA
- a CDS encoding methyltransferase domain-containing protein: MLGQLYERALGGERCWIRHDDGHVRTLPVRNWLGGRHADRTFDRAVLSLCSGPTIDLGCGPGRLVADLIQRGVPALGVDQSAAAVELARRSGAPVLRRDLFGPLPGAGRWHTVLLADGNVGLDGDPWRVLQRAGELLRRGGRCVAEFDPVARGVRVSWVRLESTRTIGPWFRWATVGVDCVARLADDVGLTVTGIQPVGSRVIASLAA; this comes from the coding sequence GTGTTGGGTCAGCTCTACGAGCGTGCGCTCGGCGGCGAGCGATGCTGGATCCGCCACGACGACGGTCACGTGCGGACCCTGCCGGTCCGCAACTGGCTCGGCGGGCGGCACGCCGACCGGACCTTCGACCGCGCGGTGCTCAGTCTGTGCAGTGGTCCGACCATCGATCTGGGTTGCGGCCCAGGACGATTGGTCGCGGACCTGATCCAGCGGGGCGTGCCTGCGCTCGGCGTCGACCAGTCCGCCGCTGCGGTCGAACTGGCCCGGCGCAGCGGTGCGCCCGTGCTGCGGCGGGATCTGTTCGGACCGCTGCCGGGCGCCGGACGCTGGCACACCGTGCTGCTCGCCGACGGCAATGTCGGCTTGGACGGTGATCCGTGGCGCGTGCTGCAGCGGGCCGGGGAACTGCTGCGCCGCGGTGGCCGCTGCGTGGCCGAGTTCGACCCCGTGGCGCGCGGTGTCCGCGTCAGCTGGGTGAGGCTGGAATCGACCAGGACGATCGGTCCGTGGTTCCGCTGGGCCACTGTGGGTGTCGACTGCGTGGCGCGCCTGGCAGACGATGTCGGCCTTACGGTGACCGGCATTCAGCCGGTCGGCTCCCGGGTGATCGCGAGCCTGGCCGCGTGA